A genomic region of Equus caballus isolate H_3958 breed thoroughbred chromosome 1, TB-T2T, whole genome shotgun sequence contains the following coding sequences:
- the BAG3 gene encoding BAG family molecular chaperone regulator 3 isoform X2 — protein sequence MASGLARPARWPQVPGAGFPDTSAARTALAPAAASERLGAWRPGTPRPSTPRPRTPHPGTSAAAPPGRPRPSMSAATHSPMVQMASGNGASDRDPLPPGWEIKIDPQTGWPFFVDHNSRTTTWNDPRVPPEGPKEPPSSANGPSREGTRLLPTREGHAVYPRLRPGYIPIPVLHDGAESRQPHPFSAFPQPGTQRFRTEAATAAPQRSQSPLRGVAEATQPDKQSGQAGTAAEVAQPPASHRPERSQSPAASDCSSSSSSASLPSSSARGSLGSHQLPRGYIPIPVIHEQNATRPAAQLPSHQAQKIHYPAQQGEYQTHQPVYHKIQADDWESRPPQVASPFRVPVRGASSREGSPARSSTPVHSPSPLRVHTVVDRPQPMTHREPSPVPQPENKPESKPGPVGPDLPPGHIPIPVIRKEAESQPVSQKPPPPSEKVEVKVPSAPVPCPPSPAPSAVPSSPKSVAAEERAAPSPAPAEPAPSKPGEAEAPPKHPGVLKVEAILEKVQGLEQAVDNFEGKKTDKKYLMIEEYLTKELLALDSVDPEGRADVRQARRDGVRKVQTILEKLEQKAIDVPGQVQVYELQPSSLETDRPLQEIMEMGAVAADKSKKSAGHGEEPQTETQQAEAKAAAAPDPSSTADTAGNPAAPASTK from the exons ATGGCCTCGGGGCTTGCTCGTCCCGCCCGCTGGCCGCAG GTGCCCGGCGCCGGCTTCCCGGACACGTCGGCGGCGCGCACGGCTCTTGCTCCGGCCGCAGCCAGTGAGCGACTCGGCGCCTGGAGACCAGGCACCCCGCGACCCAGCACCCCGAGACCCCGCACCCCGCACCCCGGCACCTCGGCGGCCGCCCCTCCGGGCCGACCCCGACCCAGCATGAGCGCTGCCACCCACTCACCCATGGTGCAGATGGCGTCCGGCAACGGCGCCAGCGACCGCGACCCCCTGCCCCCCGGCTGGGAGATCAAGATCGACCCGCAGACCGGCTGGCCCTTCTTCGTGGACCACAACAGCCGCACCACGACGTGGAATGACCCGCGCGTGCCCCCCGAGGGCCCCAAG gaacCGCCATCCTCGGCAAATGGCCCTTCCCGGGAGGGCACCAGGCTGCTGCCCACTAGGGAGGGCCATGCTGTGTACCCCCGCCTCCGACCAGGCTACATTCCCATTCCAGTCCTCCACGATGGCGCCGAGAGCCGGCAGCCACaccctttctctgcctttccccaGCCTGGGACGCAGCGATTCCGAACCGAGGCGGCCACGGCGGCTCCTCAGAGGTCCCAGTCACCTCTGCGGGGTGTGGCGGAAGCCACCCAGCCAGATAAACAGAGTGGACAGGCGGGGACAGCAGCTGAGGTGGCgcagcccccagcctcccacaGACCTGAG cgatcccagtctccgGCTGCCTCGGACTGCTCGTCCTCATCCTCCTCGGCCAGTCTGCCGTCCTCCTCCGCGCGGGGCAGCCTGGGCAGCCACCAGCTCCCCCGGGGCTACATCCCCATCCCCGTGATCCACGAGCAGAACGCCACCCGGCCGGCAGCCCAGCTCCCCTCCCACCAAGCCCAGAAGATCCACTACCCGGCTCAGCAGGGTGAATACCAGACCCACCAGCCCGTCTACCACAAGATCCAGGCGGATGACTGGGAGTCCCGGCCCCCGCAAGTAGCATCCCCATTCCGGGTGCCTGTCCGAGGTGCATCCAGCCGGGAGGGCTCTCCAGCCAGAAGCAGCACACCAGTGCACTCTCCCTCGCCCCTCCGTGTGCACACCGTGGTCGACAGGCCTCAG CCCATGACCCATCGAGAACCTTCGCCCGTTCCCCAACCTGAAAACAAACCAGAAAGCAAGCCAGGCCCCGTGGGACCAGATCTCCCCCCTGGACACATCCCGATTCCGGTGATCCGTAAGGAGGCAGAGTCCCAGCCGGTCTCCCAGAAGCCCCCACCTCCCTCTGAGAAGGTAGAAGTAAAGGTTCCCTCTGCTCCAGTTCCTTgtccccccagccctgccccttctGCTGTCCCCTCGTCCCCCAAGAGTGTGGCTGCAGAAGAGagagcagcccccagccctgcccctgcagAACCCGCACCCTCAAAACCAGGAGAAGCTGAAGCACCCCCAAAACATCCAGGTGTGTTGAAAGTGGAAGCCATCCTGGAGAAGGTACAGGGGCTGGAGCAGGCTGTGGACAACTTTGAAGgcaagaagacagacaaaaagtATCTGATGATAGAAGAGTATTTGACCAAAGAGCTGCTGGCCCTGGATTCAGTAGACCCCGAAGGACGAGCTGATGTCCGTCAGGCCAGGAGAGATGGCGTCAGGAAGGTTCAGACCATCCTGGAAAAACTTGAACAGAAAGCAATAGATGTCCCAGGTCAAGTCCAGGTTTATGAACTCCAGCCCAGCTCCCTTGAAACAGATCGACCGCTGCAGGAAATCATGGAGATGGGGGCCGTGGCAGCAGACAAGAGTAAGAAAAGTGCCGGACATGGAGAAGAGCCCCAAACTGAAACCCAGCAGGCAGAAGccaaagcagcagcagctccagaCCCCAGCAGCACGGCAGACACAGCTGGTAACCCAGCAGCACCAGCCTCCACGAAATAA
- the BAG3 gene encoding BAG family molecular chaperone regulator 3 isoform X3 — MSAATHSPMVQMASGNGASDRDPLPPGWEIKIDPQTGWPFFVDHNSRTTTWNDPRVPPEGPKEPPSSANGPSREGTRLLPTREGHAVYPRLRPGYIPIPVLHDGAESRQPHPFSAFPQPGTQRFRTEAATAAPQRSQSPLRGVAEATQPDKQSGQAGTAAEVAQPPASHRPERSQSPAASDCSSSSSSASLPSSSARGSLGSHQLPRGYIPIPVIHEQNATRPAAQLPSHQAQKIHYPAQQGEYQTHQPVYHKIQADDWESRPPQVASPFRVPVRGASSREGSPARSSTPVHSPSPLRVHTVVDRPQQPMTHREPSPVPQPENKPESKPGPVGPDLPPGHIPIPVIRKEAESQPVSQKPPPPSEKVEVKVPSAPVPCPPSPAPSAVPSSPKSVAAEERAAPSPAPAEPAPSKPGEAEAPPKHPGVLKVEAILEKVQGLEQAVDNFEGKKTDKKYLMIEEYLTKELLALDSVDPEGRADVRQARRDGVRKVQTILEKLEQKAIDVPGQVQVYELQPSSLETDRPLQEIMEMGAVAADKSKKSAGHGEEPQTETQQAEAKAAAAPDPSSTADTAGNPAAPASTK, encoded by the exons ATGAGCGCTGCCACCCACTCACCCATGGTGCAGATGGCGTCCGGCAACGGCGCCAGCGACCGCGACCCCCTGCCCCCCGGCTGGGAGATCAAGATCGACCCGCAGACCGGCTGGCCCTTCTTCGTGGACCACAACAGCCGCACCACGACGTGGAATGACCCGCGCGTGCCCCCCGAGGGCCCCAAG gaacCGCCATCCTCGGCAAATGGCCCTTCCCGGGAGGGCACCAGGCTGCTGCCCACTAGGGAGGGCCATGCTGTGTACCCCCGCCTCCGACCAGGCTACATTCCCATTCCAGTCCTCCACGATGGCGCCGAGAGCCGGCAGCCACaccctttctctgcctttccccaGCCTGGGACGCAGCGATTCCGAACCGAGGCGGCCACGGCGGCTCCTCAGAGGTCCCAGTCACCTCTGCGGGGTGTGGCGGAAGCCACCCAGCCAGATAAACAGAGTGGACAGGCGGGGACAGCAGCTGAGGTGGCgcagcccccagcctcccacaGACCTGAG cgatcccagtctccgGCTGCCTCGGACTGCTCGTCCTCATCCTCCTCGGCCAGTCTGCCGTCCTCCTCCGCGCGGGGCAGCCTGGGCAGCCACCAGCTCCCCCGGGGCTACATCCCCATCCCCGTGATCCACGAGCAGAACGCCACCCGGCCGGCAGCCCAGCTCCCCTCCCACCAAGCCCAGAAGATCCACTACCCGGCTCAGCAGGGTGAATACCAGACCCACCAGCCCGTCTACCACAAGATCCAGGCGGATGACTGGGAGTCCCGGCCCCCGCAAGTAGCATCCCCATTCCGGGTGCCTGTCCGAGGTGCATCCAGCCGGGAGGGCTCTCCAGCCAGAAGCAGCACACCAGTGCACTCTCCCTCGCCCCTCCGTGTGCACACCGTGGTCGACAGGCCTCAG CAGCCCATGACCCATCGAGAACCTTCGCCCGTTCCCCAACCTGAAAACAAACCAGAAAGCAAGCCAGGCCCCGTGGGACCAGATCTCCCCCCTGGACACATCCCGATTCCGGTGATCCGTAAGGAGGCAGAGTCCCAGCCGGTCTCCCAGAAGCCCCCACCTCCCTCTGAGAAGGTAGAAGTAAAGGTTCCCTCTGCTCCAGTTCCTTgtccccccagccctgccccttctGCTGTCCCCTCGTCCCCCAAGAGTGTGGCTGCAGAAGAGagagcagcccccagccctgcccctgcagAACCCGCACCCTCAAAACCAGGAGAAGCTGAAGCACCCCCAAAACATCCAGGTGTGTTGAAAGTGGAAGCCATCCTGGAGAAGGTACAGGGGCTGGAGCAGGCTGTGGACAACTTTGAAGgcaagaagacagacaaaaagtATCTGATGATAGAAGAGTATTTGACCAAAGAGCTGCTGGCCCTGGATTCAGTAGACCCCGAAGGACGAGCTGATGTCCGTCAGGCCAGGAGAGATGGCGTCAGGAAGGTTCAGACCATCCTGGAAAAACTTGAACAGAAAGCAATAGATGTCCCAGGTCAAGTCCAGGTTTATGAACTCCAGCCCAGCTCCCTTGAAACAGATCGACCGCTGCAGGAAATCATGGAGATGGGGGCCGTGGCAGCAGACAAGAGTAAGAAAAGTGCCGGACATGGAGAAGAGCCCCAAACTGAAACCCAGCAGGCAGAAGccaaagcagcagcagctccagaCCCCAGCAGCACGGCAGACACAGCTGGTAACCCAGCAGCACCAGCCTCCACGAAATAA
- the BAG3 gene encoding BAG family molecular chaperone regulator 3 isoform X1 has protein sequence MASGLARPARWPQVPGAGFPDTSAARTALAPAAASERLGAWRPGTPRPSTPRPRTPHPGTSAAAPPGRPRPSMSAATHSPMVQMASGNGASDRDPLPPGWEIKIDPQTGWPFFVDHNSRTTTWNDPRVPPEGPKEPPSSANGPSREGTRLLPTREGHAVYPRLRPGYIPIPVLHDGAESRQPHPFSAFPQPGTQRFRTEAATAAPQRSQSPLRGVAEATQPDKQSGQAGTAAEVAQPPASHRPERSQSPAASDCSSSSSSASLPSSSARGSLGSHQLPRGYIPIPVIHEQNATRPAAQLPSHQAQKIHYPAQQGEYQTHQPVYHKIQADDWESRPPQVASPFRVPVRGASSREGSPARSSTPVHSPSPLRVHTVVDRPQQPMTHREPSPVPQPENKPESKPGPVGPDLPPGHIPIPVIRKEAESQPVSQKPPPPSEKVEVKVPSAPVPCPPSPAPSAVPSSPKSVAAEERAAPSPAPAEPAPSKPGEAEAPPKHPGVLKVEAILEKVQGLEQAVDNFEGKKTDKKYLMIEEYLTKELLALDSVDPEGRADVRQARRDGVRKVQTILEKLEQKAIDVPGQVQVYELQPSSLETDRPLQEIMEMGAVAADKSKKSAGHGEEPQTETQQAEAKAAAAPDPSSTADTAGNPAAPASTK, from the exons ATGGCCTCGGGGCTTGCTCGTCCCGCCCGCTGGCCGCAG GTGCCCGGCGCCGGCTTCCCGGACACGTCGGCGGCGCGCACGGCTCTTGCTCCGGCCGCAGCCAGTGAGCGACTCGGCGCCTGGAGACCAGGCACCCCGCGACCCAGCACCCCGAGACCCCGCACCCCGCACCCCGGCACCTCGGCGGCCGCCCCTCCGGGCCGACCCCGACCCAGCATGAGCGCTGCCACCCACTCACCCATGGTGCAGATGGCGTCCGGCAACGGCGCCAGCGACCGCGACCCCCTGCCCCCCGGCTGGGAGATCAAGATCGACCCGCAGACCGGCTGGCCCTTCTTCGTGGACCACAACAGCCGCACCACGACGTGGAATGACCCGCGCGTGCCCCCCGAGGGCCCCAAG gaacCGCCATCCTCGGCAAATGGCCCTTCCCGGGAGGGCACCAGGCTGCTGCCCACTAGGGAGGGCCATGCTGTGTACCCCCGCCTCCGACCAGGCTACATTCCCATTCCAGTCCTCCACGATGGCGCCGAGAGCCGGCAGCCACaccctttctctgcctttccccaGCCTGGGACGCAGCGATTCCGAACCGAGGCGGCCACGGCGGCTCCTCAGAGGTCCCAGTCACCTCTGCGGGGTGTGGCGGAAGCCACCCAGCCAGATAAACAGAGTGGACAGGCGGGGACAGCAGCTGAGGTGGCgcagcccccagcctcccacaGACCTGAG cgatcccagtctccgGCTGCCTCGGACTGCTCGTCCTCATCCTCCTCGGCCAGTCTGCCGTCCTCCTCCGCGCGGGGCAGCCTGGGCAGCCACCAGCTCCCCCGGGGCTACATCCCCATCCCCGTGATCCACGAGCAGAACGCCACCCGGCCGGCAGCCCAGCTCCCCTCCCACCAAGCCCAGAAGATCCACTACCCGGCTCAGCAGGGTGAATACCAGACCCACCAGCCCGTCTACCACAAGATCCAGGCGGATGACTGGGAGTCCCGGCCCCCGCAAGTAGCATCCCCATTCCGGGTGCCTGTCCGAGGTGCATCCAGCCGGGAGGGCTCTCCAGCCAGAAGCAGCACACCAGTGCACTCTCCCTCGCCCCTCCGTGTGCACACCGTGGTCGACAGGCCTCAG CAGCCCATGACCCATCGAGAACCTTCGCCCGTTCCCCAACCTGAAAACAAACCAGAAAGCAAGCCAGGCCCCGTGGGACCAGATCTCCCCCCTGGACACATCCCGATTCCGGTGATCCGTAAGGAGGCAGAGTCCCAGCCGGTCTCCCAGAAGCCCCCACCTCCCTCTGAGAAGGTAGAAGTAAAGGTTCCCTCTGCTCCAGTTCCTTgtccccccagccctgccccttctGCTGTCCCCTCGTCCCCCAAGAGTGTGGCTGCAGAAGAGagagcagcccccagccctgcccctgcagAACCCGCACCCTCAAAACCAGGAGAAGCTGAAGCACCCCCAAAACATCCAGGTGTGTTGAAAGTGGAAGCCATCCTGGAGAAGGTACAGGGGCTGGAGCAGGCTGTGGACAACTTTGAAGgcaagaagacagacaaaaagtATCTGATGATAGAAGAGTATTTGACCAAAGAGCTGCTGGCCCTGGATTCAGTAGACCCCGAAGGACGAGCTGATGTCCGTCAGGCCAGGAGAGATGGCGTCAGGAAGGTTCAGACCATCCTGGAAAAACTTGAACAGAAAGCAATAGATGTCCCAGGTCAAGTCCAGGTTTATGAACTCCAGCCCAGCTCCCTTGAAACAGATCGACCGCTGCAGGAAATCATGGAGATGGGGGCCGTGGCAGCAGACAAGAGTAAGAAAAGTGCCGGACATGGAGAAGAGCCCCAAACTGAAACCCAGCAGGCAGAAGccaaagcagcagcagctccagaCCCCAGCAGCACGGCAGACACAGCTGGTAACCCAGCAGCACCAGCCTCCACGAAATAA
- the BAG3 gene encoding BAG family molecular chaperone regulator 3 isoform X4, whose product MSAATHSPMVQMASGNGASDRDPLPPGWEIKIDPQTGWPFFVDHNSRTTTWNDPRVPPEGPKEPPSSANGPSREGTRLLPTREGHAVYPRLRPGYIPIPVLHDGAESRQPHPFSAFPQPGTQRFRTEAATAAPQRSQSPLRGVAEATQPDKQSGQAGTAAEVAQPPASHRPERSQSPAASDCSSSSSSASLPSSSARGSLGSHQLPRGYIPIPVIHEQNATRPAAQLPSHQAQKIHYPAQQGEYQTHQPVYHKIQADDWESRPPQVASPFRVPVRGASSREGSPARSSTPVHSPSPLRVHTVVDRPQPMTHREPSPVPQPENKPESKPGPVGPDLPPGHIPIPVIRKEAESQPVSQKPPPPSEKVEVKVPSAPVPCPPSPAPSAVPSSPKSVAAEERAAPSPAPAEPAPSKPGEAEAPPKHPGVLKVEAILEKVQGLEQAVDNFEGKKTDKKYLMIEEYLTKELLALDSVDPEGRADVRQARRDGVRKVQTILEKLEQKAIDVPGQVQVYELQPSSLETDRPLQEIMEMGAVAADKSKKSAGHGEEPQTETQQAEAKAAAAPDPSSTADTAGNPAAPASTK is encoded by the exons ATGAGCGCTGCCACCCACTCACCCATGGTGCAGATGGCGTCCGGCAACGGCGCCAGCGACCGCGACCCCCTGCCCCCCGGCTGGGAGATCAAGATCGACCCGCAGACCGGCTGGCCCTTCTTCGTGGACCACAACAGCCGCACCACGACGTGGAATGACCCGCGCGTGCCCCCCGAGGGCCCCAAG gaacCGCCATCCTCGGCAAATGGCCCTTCCCGGGAGGGCACCAGGCTGCTGCCCACTAGGGAGGGCCATGCTGTGTACCCCCGCCTCCGACCAGGCTACATTCCCATTCCAGTCCTCCACGATGGCGCCGAGAGCCGGCAGCCACaccctttctctgcctttccccaGCCTGGGACGCAGCGATTCCGAACCGAGGCGGCCACGGCGGCTCCTCAGAGGTCCCAGTCACCTCTGCGGGGTGTGGCGGAAGCCACCCAGCCAGATAAACAGAGTGGACAGGCGGGGACAGCAGCTGAGGTGGCgcagcccccagcctcccacaGACCTGAG cgatcccagtctccgGCTGCCTCGGACTGCTCGTCCTCATCCTCCTCGGCCAGTCTGCCGTCCTCCTCCGCGCGGGGCAGCCTGGGCAGCCACCAGCTCCCCCGGGGCTACATCCCCATCCCCGTGATCCACGAGCAGAACGCCACCCGGCCGGCAGCCCAGCTCCCCTCCCACCAAGCCCAGAAGATCCACTACCCGGCTCAGCAGGGTGAATACCAGACCCACCAGCCCGTCTACCACAAGATCCAGGCGGATGACTGGGAGTCCCGGCCCCCGCAAGTAGCATCCCCATTCCGGGTGCCTGTCCGAGGTGCATCCAGCCGGGAGGGCTCTCCAGCCAGAAGCAGCACACCAGTGCACTCTCCCTCGCCCCTCCGTGTGCACACCGTGGTCGACAGGCCTCAG CCCATGACCCATCGAGAACCTTCGCCCGTTCCCCAACCTGAAAACAAACCAGAAAGCAAGCCAGGCCCCGTGGGACCAGATCTCCCCCCTGGACACATCCCGATTCCGGTGATCCGTAAGGAGGCAGAGTCCCAGCCGGTCTCCCAGAAGCCCCCACCTCCCTCTGAGAAGGTAGAAGTAAAGGTTCCCTCTGCTCCAGTTCCTTgtccccccagccctgccccttctGCTGTCCCCTCGTCCCCCAAGAGTGTGGCTGCAGAAGAGagagcagcccccagccctgcccctgcagAACCCGCACCCTCAAAACCAGGAGAAGCTGAAGCACCCCCAAAACATCCAGGTGTGTTGAAAGTGGAAGCCATCCTGGAGAAGGTACAGGGGCTGGAGCAGGCTGTGGACAACTTTGAAGgcaagaagacagacaaaaagtATCTGATGATAGAAGAGTATTTGACCAAAGAGCTGCTGGCCCTGGATTCAGTAGACCCCGAAGGACGAGCTGATGTCCGTCAGGCCAGGAGAGATGGCGTCAGGAAGGTTCAGACCATCCTGGAAAAACTTGAACAGAAAGCAATAGATGTCCCAGGTCAAGTCCAGGTTTATGAACTCCAGCCCAGCTCCCTTGAAACAGATCGACCGCTGCAGGAAATCATGGAGATGGGGGCCGTGGCAGCAGACAAGAGTAAGAAAAGTGCCGGACATGGAGAAGAGCCCCAAACTGAAACCCAGCAGGCAGAAGccaaagcagcagcagctccagaCCCCAGCAGCACGGCAGACACAGCTGGTAACCCAGCAGCACCAGCCTCCACGAAATAA